A genomic window from Ciona intestinalis chromosome 8, KH, whole genome shotgun sequence includes:
- the zf(bbox/ring)-1 gene encoding zinc finger protein ZF(Bbox/RING)-1 isoform X3, with product MMASSIDLLTKINDEFLTCQICFETYTRPKSLNCQHTFCLKCLEEYTPPNSVRVICPTCRSEQPLTADGINGLKDNFFISSMSDMLKTVKEIRSEDKDGTSLMCDTCDHDNRKVAIARCLDCTDFLCNECSTWHIRTKLTRRHKIVSLSEFESGIHNQELKSRAKIYCMIHDGEAAKIYCQSCQCPICHECVESGHSRHRRCSLKEEVLNQSHQIENLLKTAKEKTDVLRTLQRTLKDIKQTKKLDRDKAESEIERICEIFINTIHRRKQELTDELHNMHATEVKRINADEDSVEMQLSSLVSCTEFSRKVLEYGTPKEVLGLNNQMTQILHQLLETHPAATYHNTNQTDNIQFDTNADASVRVIRDNLGRLIIQKATFDEVVNKVLKQLDSFCVADNHSMVRRNGKTLIQRAESTETKLVVQLGKQGIADGEFESTPNLAINSVNEVITADYDGAKIQIFDPQGNFKDSFVTEVNKRMCKPAGIAILDNDDIVVCCEDQVHIWTHEGKSVLGFGKGQFGNCSSIAVNSENRIVVADVGKHCISVFTDTGKMLLQFGAQGKGESKLVEPRYVACDSQNNIIVSDGGDCSVKKFSSQGEFLLSFGAEGPERGQFQGPRGLCTDEHDNILVADCWNHRVDIFTPDGCFMRHIATGADSLHFPWCISLTTNGKLVLSEDYSWSVKIFELPEYRHDSSISSMDEIISPTTLIPDFDQLAGQFDLPNLLSNKVSWWLTSPNAQDPEHAVNGLTNGNIHNTIATSSITRKPSKTLASKKSSSSDSDLTAMTPLSPIAPPSTPSLTGQQALDAVLNGTNGGSNGSLSSTGSGKIHYQGKVTSLNDHVPVTMVNGT from the exons ATGATGGCGAGTTCGATCGACCTGCTGACAAAGATAAACGATGAATTTCTTACGTGCCAGATCTGCTTCGAGACCTATACCAGACCGAAAAGTCTGAATTGCCAGCACACATTTTGCTTAAAATGCTTAGAAGAGTACACGCCGCCCAACAGCGTCAGAGTGATATGCCCGACTTGCAGGAGTGAACAACCGCTCACAGCAGATGGGATCAACGGCTTAAAGGACAATTTCTTTATCTCTAGCATGTCCGACATGCTGAAGACGGTCAAAGAGATTCGCAGCGAGGACAAGGATGGGACTTCTCTTATGTGTGACACATGCGACCATGACAATAGGAAAGTGGCCATCGCTCGCTGCCTCGATTGCACCGATTTTCTATGCAACGAATGCTCGACGTGGCACATACGTACAAAGCTCACAAGACGACATAAGATCGTCTCTCTATCAGAGTTTGAGTCCGGCATCCACAACCAAGAGCTCAAAAGCAGAGCCAAGATTTACTGCATG ATTCATGACGGGGAAGCAGCAAAGATATATTGCCAGTCCTGTCAATGCCCGATTTGCCATGAGTGCGTGGAGAGCGGGCACTCACGGCATCGCCGGTGCTCGTTGAAAGAAGAAGTTCTCAATCAAAGTCACCAG ATCGAAAACCTCCTTAAAACTGCAAAGGAGAAGACAGACGTGCTTCGAACTCTACAAAGAACGCTGAAAGACATCAAACAGACTAAGAAACTTGATCGAGACAAAGCCGAATCCGAGATAGAGAGAATATGCGAGATCTTCATCAACACAATACACAGG CGCAAGCAAGAACTGACAGACGAGCTGCATAACATGCACGCTACCGAGGTAAAGAGAATCAACGCCGACGAAGACTCCGTTGAAATGCAACTCAGCTCTCTCGTTTCCTGCACCGAATTCTCACGCAAG gtTTTGGAGTACGGTACACCCAAAGAGGTTCTTGGCCTCAACAACCAAATGACGCAAATCTTGCACCAGTTACTGGAAACTCATCCGGCTGCTACGTATCATAATACTAACCAAACCGATAACATACAATTCGACACCAACGCAGATGCCAGTGTGAGGGTGATACGGGATAATTTAGGAAGACTCATCATACAAAAAGCCACATTTGACGAGGTTGTCAACAAG GTGTTAAAGCAACTGGATTCGTTCTGCGTGGCGGATAACCACAGCATGGTACGTCGGAATGGAAAGACTTTGATACAGAGGGCGGAATCGACGGAAACCAAGCTCGTTGTACAG CTTGGGAAGCAAGGGATTGCTGATGGCGAGTTTGAGTCTACCCCGAATCTGGCGATCAACTCAGTGAACGAAGTTATTACTGCTGATTATGATGGAGCGAAAATCCAGATATTTGACCCGCAAGGAAATTTTAAAGATTCGTTCGTCACCGAG GTAAACAAACGGATGTGTAAGCCAGCTGGGATTGCCATCCTCGATAATGATGACATAGTGGTATGCTGCGAAGACCAGGTACATATTTGGACACACGAGGGGAAAAGCGTTCTTGGCTTCGGAAAAGGTCAATTCGGCAATTGCTCTAGCATTGCCGTCAACAGCGAGAACCGCATCGTAGTGGCAGACGTGGGCAAGCACTGTATTTCGGTATTCAC GGATACTGGAAAAATGCTTCTACAATTCGGGGCACAGGGCAAAGGCGAAAGCAAGCTCGTGGAGCCGCGTTACGTCGCGTGCGATTCACAAAATAACATCATCGTATCGGACGGTGGAGATTGTAGCGTAAAGAAGTTTTCTTCtcag GGCGAATTTTTGCTGAGTTTTGGAGCCGAAGGACCTGAACGTGGACAGTTTCAAGGACCTCGCGGTCTTTGCACAGACGAGCATGATAATATTTTAGTGGCGGATTGCTGGAACCATAGAGTGGATATATTCACACCGGATGGCTGTTTTATGCGCCATATAGCAACCG GCGCTGACAGTCTACACTTCCCATGGTGCATTTCTTTGACAACAAACGGTAAACTGGTGCTGTCAGAAGACTACAGTTGGTCGGTGAAAATATTCGAGTTACCAg AATATCGTCACGACTCCTCTATCTCATCTATGGATGAGATTATATCACCAACGACACTAATACCTGACTTCGACCAGTTAGCTGGACAATTTGACCTGCCCAACCTGCTCAGTAATAAAGTGTCCTGGTGGCTAACATCGCCAAACGCACAAGACCCAGAACATGCAG TGAACGGACTGACGAACGGCAACATTCATAATACAATAGCGACATCTAGCATCACGCGTAAACCGAGTAAAACTTTGGCGAGCAAGAAATCTTCGTCGAGCGACAGCGACCTAACGGCAATGACGCCTTTATCCCCAATCGCGCCGCCTTCTACACCGTCGCTTACTGGGCAGCAAGCACTGGATGCTGTACTTAATGGGACAAATGGTGGAAGCAACGGTAGCTTAAGCAGTACTGGTAGTGGAAAGATACATTACCAAGGAAAAGTTACGAGTCTTAACGACCACGTACCTGTTACCATGGTTAACGGAACCTGA
- the zf(bbox/ring)-1 gene encoding zinc finger protein ZF(Bbox/RING)-1 isoform X2, with protein sequence MADIMNRNLCDLDEEEDDRFAGHMMASSIDLLTKINDEFLTCQICFETYTRPKSLNCQHTFCLKCLEEYTPPNSVRVICPTCRSEQPLTADGINGLKDNFFISSMSDMLKTVKEIRSEDKDGTSLMCDTCDHDNRKVAIARCLDCTDFLCNECSTWHIRTKLTRRHKIVSLSEFESGIHNQELKSRAKIYCMIHDGEAAKIYCQSCQCPICHECVESGHSRHRRCSLKEEVLNQSHQIENLLKTAKEKTDVLRTLQRTLKDIKQTKKLDRDKAESEIERICEIFINTIHRRKQELTDELHNMHATEVKRINADEDSVEMQLSSLVSCTEFSRKVLEYGTPKEVLGLNNQMTQILHQLLETHPAATYHNTNQTDNIQFDTNADASVRVIRDNLGRLIIQKATFDEVVNKVLKQLDSFCVADNHSMVRRNGKTLIQRAESTETKLVVQLGKQGIADGEFESTPNLAINSVNEVITADYDGAKIQIFDPQGNFKDSFVTEVNKRMCKPAGIAILDNDDIVVCCEDQVHIWTHEGKSVLGFGKGQFGNCSSIAVNSENRIVVADVGKHCISVFTDTGKMLLQFGAQGKGESKLVEPRYVACDSQNNIIVSDGGDCSVKKFSSQGEFLLSFGAEGPERGQFQGPRGLCTDEHDNILVADCWNHRVDIFTPDGCFMRHIATGADSLHFPWCISLTTNGKLVLSEDYSWSVKIFELPEYRHDSSISSMDEIISPTTLIPDFDQLAGQFDLPNLLSNKVSWWLTSPNAQDPEHAVNGLTNGNIHNTIATSSITRKPSKTLASKKSSSSDSDLTAMTPLSPIAPPSTPSLTGQQALDAVLNGTNGGSNGSLSSTGSGKIHYQGKVTSLNDHVPVTMVNGT encoded by the exons ATTCGCGGGACATATGATGGCGAGTTCGATCGACCTGCTGACAAAGATAAACGATGAATTTCTTACGTGCCAGATCTGCTTCGAGACCTATACCAGACCGAAAAGTCTGAATTGCCAGCACACATTTTGCTTAAAATGCTTAGAAGAGTACACGCCGCCCAACAGCGTCAGAGTGATATGCCCGACTTGCAGGAGTGAACAACCGCTCACAGCAGATGGGATCAACGGCTTAAAGGACAATTTCTTTATCTCTAGCATGTCCGACATGCTGAAGACGGTCAAAGAGATTCGCAGCGAGGACAAGGATGGGACTTCTCTTATGTGTGACACATGCGACCATGACAATAGGAAAGTGGCCATCGCTCGCTGCCTCGATTGCACCGATTTTCTATGCAACGAATGCTCGACGTGGCACATACGTACAAAGCTCACAAGACGACATAAGATCGTCTCTCTATCAGAGTTTGAGTCCGGCATCCACAACCAAGAGCTCAAAAGCAGAGCCAAGATTTACTGCATG ATTCATGACGGGGAAGCAGCAAAGATATATTGCCAGTCCTGTCAATGCCCGATTTGCCATGAGTGCGTGGAGAGCGGGCACTCACGGCATCGCCGGTGCTCGTTGAAAGAAGAAGTTCTCAATCAAAGTCACCAG ATCGAAAACCTCCTTAAAACTGCAAAGGAGAAGACAGACGTGCTTCGAACTCTACAAAGAACGCTGAAAGACATCAAACAGACTAAGAAACTTGATCGAGACAAAGCCGAATCCGAGATAGAGAGAATATGCGAGATCTTCATCAACACAATACACAGG CGCAAGCAAGAACTGACAGACGAGCTGCATAACATGCACGCTACCGAGGTAAAGAGAATCAACGCCGACGAAGACTCCGTTGAAATGCAACTCAGCTCTCTCGTTTCCTGCACCGAATTCTCACGCAAG gtTTTGGAGTACGGTACACCCAAAGAGGTTCTTGGCCTCAACAACCAAATGACGCAAATCTTGCACCAGTTACTGGAAACTCATCCGGCTGCTACGTATCATAATACTAACCAAACCGATAACATACAATTCGACACCAACGCAGATGCCAGTGTGAGGGTGATACGGGATAATTTAGGAAGACTCATCATACAAAAAGCCACATTTGACGAGGTTGTCAACAAG GTGTTAAAGCAACTGGATTCGTTCTGCGTGGCGGATAACCACAGCATGGTACGTCGGAATGGAAAGACTTTGATACAGAGGGCGGAATCGACGGAAACCAAGCTCGTTGTACAG CTTGGGAAGCAAGGGATTGCTGATGGCGAGTTTGAGTCTACCCCGAATCTGGCGATCAACTCAGTGAACGAAGTTATTACTGCTGATTATGATGGAGCGAAAATCCAGATATTTGACCCGCAAGGAAATTTTAAAGATTCGTTCGTCACCGAG GTAAACAAACGGATGTGTAAGCCAGCTGGGATTGCCATCCTCGATAATGATGACATAGTGGTATGCTGCGAAGACCAGGTACATATTTGGACACACGAGGGGAAAAGCGTTCTTGGCTTCGGAAAAGGTCAATTCGGCAATTGCTCTAGCATTGCCGTCAACAGCGAGAACCGCATCGTAGTGGCAGACGTGGGCAAGCACTGTATTTCGGTATTCAC GGATACTGGAAAAATGCTTCTACAATTCGGGGCACAGGGCAAAGGCGAAAGCAAGCTCGTGGAGCCGCGTTACGTCGCGTGCGATTCACAAAATAACATCATCGTATCGGACGGTGGAGATTGTAGCGTAAAGAAGTTTTCTTCtcag GGCGAATTTTTGCTGAGTTTTGGAGCCGAAGGACCTGAACGTGGACAGTTTCAAGGACCTCGCGGTCTTTGCACAGACGAGCATGATAATATTTTAGTGGCGGATTGCTGGAACCATAGAGTGGATATATTCACACCGGATGGCTGTTTTATGCGCCATATAGCAACCG GCGCTGACAGTCTACACTTCCCATGGTGCATTTCTTTGACAACAAACGGTAAACTGGTGCTGTCAGAAGACTACAGTTGGTCGGTGAAAATATTCGAGTTACCAg AATATCGTCACGACTCCTCTATCTCATCTATGGATGAGATTATATCACCAACGACACTAATACCTGACTTCGACCAGTTAGCTGGACAATTTGACCTGCCCAACCTGCTCAGTAATAAAGTGTCCTGGTGGCTAACATCGCCAAACGCACAAGACCCAGAACATGCAG TGAACGGACTGACGAACGGCAACATTCATAATACAATAGCGACATCTAGCATCACGCGTAAACCGAGTAAAACTTTGGCGAGCAAGAAATCTTCGTCGAGCGACAGCGACCTAACGGCAATGACGCCTTTATCCCCAATCGCGCCGCCTTCTACACCGTCGCTTACTGGGCAGCAAGCACTGGATGCTGTACTTAATGGGACAAATGGTGGAAGCAACGGTAGCTTAAGCAGTACTGGTAGTGGAAAGATACATTACCAAGGAAAAGTTACGAGTCTTAACGACCACGTACCTGTTACCATGGTTAACGGAACCTGA
- the zf(bbox/ring)-1 gene encoding zinc finger protein ZF(Bbox/RING)-1 isoform X1, protein MSPIRTRASSTPDYNIFKENIRFAGHMMASSIDLLTKINDEFLTCQICFETYTRPKSLNCQHTFCLKCLEEYTPPNSVRVICPTCRSEQPLTADGINGLKDNFFISSMSDMLKTVKEIRSEDKDGTSLMCDTCDHDNRKVAIARCLDCTDFLCNECSTWHIRTKLTRRHKIVSLSEFESGIHNQELKSRAKIYCMIHDGEAAKIYCQSCQCPICHECVESGHSRHRRCSLKEEVLNQSHQIENLLKTAKEKTDVLRTLQRTLKDIKQTKKLDRDKAESEIERICEIFINTIHRRKQELTDELHNMHATEVKRINADEDSVEMQLSSLVSCTEFSRKVLEYGTPKEVLGLNNQMTQILHQLLETHPAATYHNTNQTDNIQFDTNADASVRVIRDNLGRLIIQKATFDEVVNKVLKQLDSFCVADNHSMVRRNGKTLIQRAESTETKLVVQLGKQGIADGEFESTPNLAINSVNEVITADYDGAKIQIFDPQGNFKDSFVTEVNKRMCKPAGIAILDNDDIVVCCEDQVHIWTHEGKSVLGFGKGQFGNCSSIAVNSENRIVVADVGKHCISVFTDTGKMLLQFGAQGKGESKLVEPRYVACDSQNNIIVSDGGDCSVKKFSSQGEFLLSFGAEGPERGQFQGPRGLCTDEHDNILVADCWNHRVDIFTPDGCFMRHIATGADSLHFPWCISLTTNGKLVLSEDYSWSVKIFELPEYRHDSSISSMDEIISPTTLIPDFDQLAGQFDLPNLLSNKVSWWLTSPNAQDPEHAVNGLTNGNIHNTIATSSITRKPSKTLASKKSSSSDSDLTAMTPLSPIAPPSTPSLTGQQALDAVLNGTNGGSNGSLSSTGSGKIHYQGKVTSLNDHVPVTMVNGT, encoded by the exons ATGAGTCCGATACGCACAAGAGCGAGCTCGACACCAGACTACAATATCTTCAAGGAAAACATCAG ATTCGCGGGACATATGATGGCGAGTTCGATCGACCTGCTGACAAAGATAAACGATGAATTTCTTACGTGCCAGATCTGCTTCGAGACCTATACCAGACCGAAAAGTCTGAATTGCCAGCACACATTTTGCTTAAAATGCTTAGAAGAGTACACGCCGCCCAACAGCGTCAGAGTGATATGCCCGACTTGCAGGAGTGAACAACCGCTCACAGCAGATGGGATCAACGGCTTAAAGGACAATTTCTTTATCTCTAGCATGTCCGACATGCTGAAGACGGTCAAAGAGATTCGCAGCGAGGACAAGGATGGGACTTCTCTTATGTGTGACACATGCGACCATGACAATAGGAAAGTGGCCATCGCTCGCTGCCTCGATTGCACCGATTTTCTATGCAACGAATGCTCGACGTGGCACATACGTACAAAGCTCACAAGACGACATAAGATCGTCTCTCTATCAGAGTTTGAGTCCGGCATCCACAACCAAGAGCTCAAAAGCAGAGCCAAGATTTACTGCATG ATTCATGACGGGGAAGCAGCAAAGATATATTGCCAGTCCTGTCAATGCCCGATTTGCCATGAGTGCGTGGAGAGCGGGCACTCACGGCATCGCCGGTGCTCGTTGAAAGAAGAAGTTCTCAATCAAAGTCACCAG ATCGAAAACCTCCTTAAAACTGCAAAGGAGAAGACAGACGTGCTTCGAACTCTACAAAGAACGCTGAAAGACATCAAACAGACTAAGAAACTTGATCGAGACAAAGCCGAATCCGAGATAGAGAGAATATGCGAGATCTTCATCAACACAATACACAGG CGCAAGCAAGAACTGACAGACGAGCTGCATAACATGCACGCTACCGAGGTAAAGAGAATCAACGCCGACGAAGACTCCGTTGAAATGCAACTCAGCTCTCTCGTTTCCTGCACCGAATTCTCACGCAAG gtTTTGGAGTACGGTACACCCAAAGAGGTTCTTGGCCTCAACAACCAAATGACGCAAATCTTGCACCAGTTACTGGAAACTCATCCGGCTGCTACGTATCATAATACTAACCAAACCGATAACATACAATTCGACACCAACGCAGATGCCAGTGTGAGGGTGATACGGGATAATTTAGGAAGACTCATCATACAAAAAGCCACATTTGACGAGGTTGTCAACAAG GTGTTAAAGCAACTGGATTCGTTCTGCGTGGCGGATAACCACAGCATGGTACGTCGGAATGGAAAGACTTTGATACAGAGGGCGGAATCGACGGAAACCAAGCTCGTTGTACAG CTTGGGAAGCAAGGGATTGCTGATGGCGAGTTTGAGTCTACCCCGAATCTGGCGATCAACTCAGTGAACGAAGTTATTACTGCTGATTATGATGGAGCGAAAATCCAGATATTTGACCCGCAAGGAAATTTTAAAGATTCGTTCGTCACCGAG GTAAACAAACGGATGTGTAAGCCAGCTGGGATTGCCATCCTCGATAATGATGACATAGTGGTATGCTGCGAAGACCAGGTACATATTTGGACACACGAGGGGAAAAGCGTTCTTGGCTTCGGAAAAGGTCAATTCGGCAATTGCTCTAGCATTGCCGTCAACAGCGAGAACCGCATCGTAGTGGCAGACGTGGGCAAGCACTGTATTTCGGTATTCAC GGATACTGGAAAAATGCTTCTACAATTCGGGGCACAGGGCAAAGGCGAAAGCAAGCTCGTGGAGCCGCGTTACGTCGCGTGCGATTCACAAAATAACATCATCGTATCGGACGGTGGAGATTGTAGCGTAAAGAAGTTTTCTTCtcag GGCGAATTTTTGCTGAGTTTTGGAGCCGAAGGACCTGAACGTGGACAGTTTCAAGGACCTCGCGGTCTTTGCACAGACGAGCATGATAATATTTTAGTGGCGGATTGCTGGAACCATAGAGTGGATATATTCACACCGGATGGCTGTTTTATGCGCCATATAGCAACCG GCGCTGACAGTCTACACTTCCCATGGTGCATTTCTTTGACAACAAACGGTAAACTGGTGCTGTCAGAAGACTACAGTTGGTCGGTGAAAATATTCGAGTTACCAg AATATCGTCACGACTCCTCTATCTCATCTATGGATGAGATTATATCACCAACGACACTAATACCTGACTTCGACCAGTTAGCTGGACAATTTGACCTGCCCAACCTGCTCAGTAATAAAGTGTCCTGGTGGCTAACATCGCCAAACGCACAAGACCCAGAACATGCAG TGAACGGACTGACGAACGGCAACATTCATAATACAATAGCGACATCTAGCATCACGCGTAAACCGAGTAAAACTTTGGCGAGCAAGAAATCTTCGTCGAGCGACAGCGACCTAACGGCAATGACGCCTTTATCCCCAATCGCGCCGCCTTCTACACCGTCGCTTACTGGGCAGCAAGCACTGGATGCTGTACTTAATGGGACAAATGGTGGAAGCAACGGTAGCTTAAGCAGTACTGGTAGTGGAAAGATACATTACCAAGGAAAAGTTACGAGTCTTAACGACCACGTACCTGTTACCATGGTTAACGGAACCTGA
- the zf(bbox/ring)-1 gene encoding zinc finger protein ZF(Bbox/RING)-1 has translation MSPIRTRASSTPDYNIFKENIRFAGHMMASSIDLLTKINDEFLTCQICFETYTRPKSLNCQHTFCLKCLEEYTPPNSVRVICPTCRSEQPLTADGINGLKDNFFISSMSDMLKTVKEIRSEDKDGTSLMCDTCDHDNRKVAIARCLDCTDFLCNECSTWHIRTKLTRRHKIVSLSEFESGIHNQELKSRAKIYCMIHDGEAAKIYCQSCQCPICHECVESGHSRHRRCSLKEEVLNQSHQIENLLKTAKEKTDVLRTLQRTLKDIKQTKKLDRDKAESEIERICEIFINTIHRRKQELTDELHNMHATEVKRINADEDSVEMQLSSLVSCTEFSRKVLEYGTPKEVLGLNNQMTQILHQLLETHPAATYHNTNQTDNIQFDTNADASVRVIRDNLGRLIIQKATFDEVVNKVLKQLDSFCVADNHSMVRRNGKTLIQRAESTETKLVVQLGKQGIADGEFESTPNLAINSVNEVITADYDGAKIQIFDPQGNFKDSFVTEVNKRMCKPAGIAILDNDDIVVCCEDQVHIWTHEGKSVLGFGKGQFGNCSSIAVNSENRIVVADVGKHCISVFTDTGKMLLQFGAQGKGESKLVEPRYVACDSQNNIIVSDGGDCSVKKFSSQGEFLLSFGAEGPERGQFQGPRGLCTDEHDNILVADCWNHRVDIFTPDGCFMRHIATGADSLHFPWCISLTTNGKLIISPTTLIPDFDQLAGQFDLPNLLSNKVSWWLTSPNAQDPEHAVNGLTNGNIHNTIATSSITRKPSKTLASKKSSSSDSDLTAMTPLSPIAPPSTPSLTGQQALDAVLNGTNGGSNGSLSSTGSGKIHYQGKVTSLNDHVPVTMVNGT, from the exons ATGAGTCCGATACGCACAAGAGCGAGCTCGACACCAGACTACAATATCTTCAAGGAAAACATCAG ATTCGCGGGACATATGATGGCGAGTTCGATCGACCTGCTGACAAAGATAAACGATGAATTTCTTACGTGCCAGATCTGCTTCGAGACCTATACCAGACCGAAAAGTCTGAATTGCCAGCACACATTTTGCTTAAAATGCTTAGAAGAGTACACGCCGCCCAACAGCGTCAGAGTGATATGCCCGACTTGCAGGAGTGAACAACCGCTCACAGCAGATGGGATCAACGGCTTAAAGGACAATTTCTTTATCTCTAGCATGTCCGACATGCTGAAGACGGTCAAAGAGATTCGCAGCGAGGACAAGGATGGGACTTCTCTTATGTGTGACACATGCGACCATGACAATAGGAAAGTGGCCATCGCTCGCTGCCTCGATTGCACCGATTTTCTATGCAACGAATGCTCGACGTGGCACATACGTACAAAGCTCACAAGACGACATAAGATCGTCTCTCTATCAGAGTTTGAGTCCGGCATCCACAACCAAGAGCTCAAAAGCAGAGCCAAGATTTACTGCATG ATTCATGACGGGGAAGCAGCAAAGATATATTGCCAGTCCTGTCAATGCCCGATTTGCCATGAGTGCGTGGAGAGCGGGCACTCACGGCATCGCCGGTGCTCGTTGAAAGAAGAAGTTCTCAATCAAAGTCACCAG ATCGAAAACCTCCTTAAAACTGCAAAGGAGAAGACAGACGTGCTTCGAACTCTACAAAGAACGCTGAAAGACATCAAACAGACTAAGAAACTTGATCGAGACAAAGCCGAATCCGAGATAGAGAGAATATGCGAGATCTTCATCAACACAATACACAGG CGCAAGCAAGAACTGACAGACGAGCTGCATAACATGCACGCTACCGAGGTAAAGAGAATCAACGCCGACGAAGACTCCGTTGAAATGCAACTCAGCTCTCTCGTTTCCTGCACCGAATTCTCACGCAAG gtTTTGGAGTACGGTACACCCAAAGAGGTTCTTGGCCTCAACAACCAAATGACGCAAATCTTGCACCAGTTACTGGAAACTCATCCGGCTGCTACGTATCATAATACTAACCAAACCGATAACATACAATTCGACACCAACGCAGATGCCAGTGTGAGGGTGATACGGGATAATTTAGGAAGACTCATCATACAAAAAGCCACATTTGACGAGGTTGTCAACAAG GTGTTAAAGCAACTGGATTCGTTCTGCGTGGCGGATAACCACAGCATGGTACGTCGGAATGGAAAGACTTTGATACAGAGGGCGGAATCGACGGAAACCAAGCTCGTTGTACAG CTTGGGAAGCAAGGGATTGCTGATGGCGAGTTTGAGTCTACCCCGAATCTGGCGATCAACTCAGTGAACGAAGTTATTACTGCTGATTATGATGGAGCGAAAATCCAGATATTTGACCCGCAAGGAAATTTTAAAGATTCGTTCGTCACCGAG GTAAACAAACGGATGTGTAAGCCAGCTGGGATTGCCATCCTCGATAATGATGACATAGTGGTATGCTGCGAAGACCAGGTACATATTTGGACACACGAGGGGAAAAGCGTTCTTGGCTTCGGAAAAGGTCAATTCGGCAATTGCTCTAGCATTGCCGTCAACAGCGAGAACCGCATCGTAGTGGCAGACGTGGGCAAGCACTGTATTTCGGTATTCAC GGATACTGGAAAAATGCTTCTACAATTCGGGGCACAGGGCAAAGGCGAAAGCAAGCTCGTGGAGCCGCGTTACGTCGCGTGCGATTCACAAAATAACATCATCGTATCGGACGGTGGAGATTGTAGCGTAAAGAAGTTTTCTTCtcag GGCGAATTTTTGCTGAGTTTTGGAGCCGAAGGACCTGAACGTGGACAGTTTCAAGGACCTCGCGGTCTTTGCACAGACGAGCATGATAATATTTTAGTGGCGGATTGCTGGAACCATAGAGTGGATATATTCACACCGGATGGCTGTTTTATGCGCCATATAGCAACCG GCGCTGACAGTCTACACTTCCCATGGTGCATTTCTTTGACAACAAACGGTAAACTG ATTATATCACCAACGACACTAATACCTGACTTCGACCAGTTAGCTGGACAATTTGACCTGCCCAACCTGCTCAGTAATAAAGTGTCCTGGTGGCTAACATCGCCAAACGCACAAGACCCAGAACATGCAG TGAACGGACTGACGAACGGCAACATTCATAATACAATAGCGACATCTAGCATCACGCGTAAACCGAGTAAAACTTTGGCGAGCAAGAAATCTTCGTCGAGCGACAGCGACCTAACGGCAATGACGCCTTTATCCCCAATCGCGCCGCCTTCTACACCGTCGCTTACTGGGCAGCAAGCACTGGATGCTGTACTTAATGGGACAAATGGTGGAAGCAACGGTAGCTTAAGCAGTACTGGTAGTGGAAAGATACATTACCAAGGAAAAGTTACGAGTCTTAACGACCACGTACCTGTTACCATGGTTAACGGAACCTGA